The following coding sequences are from one Lolium rigidum isolate FL_2022 chromosome 6, APGP_CSIRO_Lrig_0.1, whole genome shotgun sequence window:
- the LOC124659940 gene encoding uncharacterized protein LOC124659940, producing MPFVPACVQCGTRSNPCRCKVLGPTLGFVAFVATGVVEWPLGAVVYLFRHHKGRRIMGHPARVVYPRVTRAIPI from the coding sequence ATGCCGTTCGTGCCGGCGTGCGTGCAGTGCGGCACCCGGAGCAACCCGTGCCGGTGCAAGGTGCTCGGCCCGACGCTGGGGTTCGTGGCCTTCGTCGCCACCGGCGTCGTGGAGTGGCCGCTGGGCGCGGTGGTGTACCTCTTCCGCCACCACAAGGGCCGCCGCATCATGGGGCACCCGGCCAGGGTCGTCTACCCGCGCGTCACCAGGGCGATCCCGATATGA
- the LOC124659982 gene encoding uncharacterized protein LOC124659982: MAFVPICVQCGTRSNPCRCKVIGPTLGFVALVVAGVVEWPLGAAVFLFRRRKGRRIMGHPAGVVYPRVNGAIPI, from the coding sequence ATGGCGTTCGTACCGATCTGCGTGCAGTGCGGGACGAGGAGCAACCCGTGCCGGTGTAAGGTAATCGGCCCCACGCTCGGGTTCGTGGCTCTCGTCGTGGCCGGGGTGGTGGAGTGGCCGCTGGGCGCGGCCGTGTTCCTGTTCCGCCGCCGCAAGGGCCGCCGCATCATGGGCCACCCAGCCGGGGTCGTCTACCCGCGCGTCAACGGAGCAATCCCCATCTAA
- the LOC124667892 gene encoding uncharacterized protein LOC124667892 — translation MAISLQLAPPIVGLPPRIGCTGRRTRVCTVSCKHTQSTDVHGASLTSTSRTSRRGTLAYISSAFLATFLVVDRAEARTSRQENKRKVMEKLEKTREKALGPKVKNEETGEKESVANLLIPPALVDAYIKA, via the exons ATGGCCATCTCTCTGCAGCTGGCCCCTCCGATCGTTGGCCTTCCTCCTAGAATCGGCTGCACGGGCAGAAGGACACGGGTGTGTACTGTTAGCTGCAAACATACTCAG TCAACGGATGTCCATGGAGCAAGCCTAACAAGCACTAGCAGGACATCCCGTAGAGGTACCCTGGCATACATTTCGTCTGCCTTCTTGGCAACTTTCCTGGTGGTTGATCGTGCAGAAGCCAGAACATCGAGGCAAGAGAACAAGAGGAAAGTAATGGAGAAGCTGGAGAAGACAAGGGAGAAGGCATTGGGCCCAAAGGTGAAAAATGAGGAAACGGGCGAGAAGGAGTCTGTGGCGAACTTGCTGATCCCTCCTGCTTTGGTTGATGCTTACATCAAGGCATAA